The following nucleotide sequence is from Candidatus Poribacteria bacterium.
TCCTGTAGCGATTTGAGCCGTGAGACATTGGCGCCTAAGGTATTCTGTAAACCTTGGATTTCGGCTTCAATCTTACGGAGTGCGTCTTGATTCTCACTGAAGTCTATCTCTGCCTGATTTTTCTTAGTCTCGATTTGAACGAGTGCTGCCTTCAATTGGGTTTCGGCATACTGGACTTCATCGCGGGCATCATTAGCAGTGCTGAGCTTAGCCGTTAACGCTGCCTTATTTTCTTTCAGGCGGTTGAGATTCCCTTCGGTATTCGTCAACGTGTGCTCAATCGTTAAGCGTTCACGTTCGCGTTCTCCCAACTCCGTTGTAATCTCTCGCAAGGCATCTCGTGCTTCTTGCACGGAGTCCTTTGCCCTGCTGATACGCCCCGCGAGGTCTGTGAGAAGCTGCTGACGCGCCGCCAATCGACTCGCTTCTATCTTGCAGGATGCCTCAAGTTTTTGATACTCTTGGTTTCGTTCCCGCAGCTGTGTAAGTACCCCTGTTTGCTGCGCTTTTAAAGATTCAAGCGTTTGGAGTGCCCGCTCCCGTTCCCGTTGAATGTTGAGTTGGCGTTCCTTGTGAAGCACTATCTGACGTTCGATTTGCTCAATCTGTGATTCAACCTCGCGGAGTGCGGTCTGTCCTTCACGTATAGCTTCATCCAACTCAGATCGGCGGTTTGTGGAGTTCTCAATGCGTTCTTCACCAGCTTTAAGGGTTTCAGAAGCACTCGCAACAGTGGTGAGAACCTCATCCAAATCGGTTTGTGCTTGATTATAGTCTGTTCGGAGTTTATCGTATTCCAGGTGCGCGAGTTCCAATTCAAACTGCTTCAACTGCGCTTGTTGTGTGTTATAGTGCCGCGCCTGTTCCGCCTGTTCCTTGAGTGACTCGGTTTCGCGCTGTAACTCCTGAATCACGTCGTTAATACGGGCGAGGTTTTGCTCGGTCTGTTCAAGTTTACGGAGTGCTGTTTTCTTACGGTGTTTATATTTAGTGATACCGGCGACTTCATCGAAAAGAAAGCGACGTTCTTCGGGACGGACGTTCAGAATCAGGTCAATCTTACTCTGTTCCATAACGGAGTAAGCATCTACGCCGATACCTGTGTCCATAAAGAGTTCGCTGATGTCTCGAAGACGACACGGGTTCTGATTAATCAGATAGCGGCTTTCACCGTTGCGAGTCAGGTGACGAGACACCTCAACTTCTGGAGATGCGAGAGCGAGTTTCAGAGCATCTTGTGTGGTGGTATCAGGGGTCCCTTCGCCATTTGCAAAACGCAGTACCACCTCTGTTTTCTGTGCAGGGGCAAAATTAGCACCACCGTTGAACAGTAGGTCGCGCATAGAAGCACACCGAAGCGAGCGGGCACTCTGTTCCCCAAGCACCCATCGGATCGCATCGGAAACGTTACTTTTCCCGCAGCCGTTGGGTCCGACAATCGTCGTAATACCGGGTTCAAGTATAAAATCGACTTCTTCGGCGAAACTCTTAAATCCACGAATTTTGATGCTGTTTAAGTGCAAAGGTCTAACCTCCCACTATAAATTTAGATGATTATCGAAATGATAAGCGGTTTTAAGGTGTAACTTTCAAACGTTCACCTTGCAATGCGAAGGCACGTCTGCATCCTTAGTTATAGCGCGAACCTTCATATAATACGCAATATAAGCGAAAAAAGTTTCACGATTCTAATTGTCCGAGGTTCTCGCGAGTGTTAAAACATCGATTTCAGCGGGATCGGCAGTCCACAATTCACTCACTGCTTCACGAATCGTAGCACCGGTCGTGAAAACATCGTCAAAGATCAGGAGTCGTTTCCCACGGATAATGTCTGGGTTCCGAATTTCAAAAGCACCGACGATATTCTGCTGGCGCGTCTCTCTGTCCAAACTGCTTTGTGCGATTGTATGTCGCTTCCGAATCAGCGTATTTGCGAGAATGGGCACCCCTTCCGCTTTTGCTATTCCATTGGCAAGAAGCATCGCCTGATTGAAACCGCGTTCCCGTAGCCGTTTTTTATGAATTGGAATGGGCAAGATAAAATCGTATTCTGCAAGGCTACAGTCCGACGGGATATGGGCGTTTATCAGTTGAATTAGGTGTCGCGCGAGCACCTTTTTCTTCTCAAATTTAAAGAAATGTATTGCTTGTTGGAGTGTTGTTTGGTAAAATGCTACCGATCTCAGTTTCCCATAGCGCGGTGGGGTCGTAGCGCACGCGTCGCACAGTCCTTTAATACCCGACGTGCCACATATATCGCACCACGGTGCTTTGAAGAATTGGATATCCTGCCAGCAGCGATTACAGATATAAGGTATCGACGTAACCCCAAGATATTCCTTGCAAACCCGACATTCTGCGGGATAGAGGAAAGTTATCGCGGTTTCGTACATATCCCGCAATAAGAGAGGTACTTGCATGCCGATTGGCTTTGATCCCATAAAACGCTACCTGACTGAAATTAGAAGTTATTATATAATAAGTTTAACACAAGAAGTCTTTAATGTCAAGTAATTATTGAGGAAAAGGGAAGTATAATTGTCAGAATCAGGATTTACAGGATTTTGGGATTTTCGGGAGAAGAGGCAGTTTGTCAAGTGGATCCAGCCCCAGCGGGGCGACATTTGTGTAGATACGTGCAGACCAGAAAACCCAAGCCCCAGCGGGGCGGCATTTGTGTAGATACGTGCAGACCAGAAAACCCAAGCCCCAGCGGGGCGGCATTTGTGTGGCTTTTGATGTTGATGCGTTGAAATGTTACACCAGCGTAACATCGCAGGTGCAGCGGTCAGTATCTCT
It contains:
- a CDS encoding ComF family protein, with translation MGSKPIGMQVPLLLRDMYETAITFLYPAECRVCKEYLGVTSIPYICNRCWQDIQFFKAPWCDICGTSGIKGLCDACATTPPRYGKLRSVAFYQTTLQQAIHFFKFEKKKVLARHLIQLINAHIPSDCSLAEYDFILPIPIHKKRLRERGFNQAMLLANGIAKAEGVPILANTLIRKRHTIAQSSLDRETRQQNIVGAFEIRNPDIIRGKRLLIFDDVFTTGATIREAVSELWTADPAEIDVLTLARTSDN